One Streptomyces umbrinus genomic window, GCAACCTCGACGTCTTCACCGAGCGCGTCACCCTCCGCCTCCAGGAGACCGCCGGCACGGGCGGCTGGCGCGCGGCCATGGACGCGGTCCTCGACGAGTACCTCGCCATGAAACGCACCGCGCCCGGCTTCTCCCTCGTGGACTTCGGCAACCAGATACCCGTCGGCACCCGCGACGCCGAACCCAACACCCGCGTCGCCGACCGCCTCACCGACCTGCTCTCCTCCGTCCTGAACCGCGAACCCGACGAGGACCTGCGCCGCACCTTCCTCATCGCCGTCGAGGCCGCCGACACCCTCGTCCAGCTCGCCTTCCGCCTCGACCCCTCCGGCGACGAACGGGTCATAGAGGAGACCCGGGAACTGCTGCGGGCGTATCTGGCGCGGTCGCTCGACTGACGGAGAGGCCGGGCGACGGCCTCGCCCGGCCCACCCGCCCCGGCCCACCCGCCCCGACCCCGCCGGGTGCGGACACCCGAACGGCGCGCGAATTTCCGACGTGACCCCCCGCACCCCCTCCCCACCGTCCATACCGGTCGGTATGCTCGGCCGGGTCAGCGCCATTGTCGTCGCCACCCCTCCGGGAGGACCCGTGTCCACCACCGCCGACTCCCGAACAGCTCTGCGCATCTGTCCCCTCTGCGAGGCGACCTGCGGGCTCACGCTCACCATCGAGGGGACCCGGGTGACAAGCGCGCGCGGGGACCGCGACGACGTGTTCAGCCAGGGGTTCATCTGCCCGAAGGGCGCCTCGTTCGGGGCGGCCGACGGTGACCCCGACCGGCTGCGGACGCCGCTGGTGCGCAAGGACGGCGAACTGCGCGAGGCCACCTGGGCCGAGGCCTTCGACGCCGTCGCGGCCGGACTGCGGCCGGTCGTCGAGCGGTACGGGCCGCACGCCGTCGGAGCCGTCCTCGGCAACCCGAACGTGCACACCATGGCCGGCGCCCTCTACCCGACCGTGCTGCTCGGGGGCCTCGGCACCCACAGCCTCTTCACCGCGTCCACGCTCGACCAGATGCCCAAGCACGTCTCCAGCGGACTGCTCTACGGCGACGCCAACGCGATCCCCGTGCCCGACCTCGACCGCACCGACCACCTGCTGCTGATCGGCGCCAACCCCCTCGAATCCAACGGCAGCCTGTGCACCGCCCCCGACTTCCCCGGCAAGCTCAAGGCACTCAAGGCACGCGGCGGCACCCTGACCGTCATCGACCCGCGCCGCACCCGCACCGCCAAGCTCGCCGACCGGCACGTGGCCATCCGCCCCGGCACCGACGCGCTGCTGCTCGCCGCCATGGCGTACGTCCTCTTCGAGGAGGAGCTCACCGACCTCGGGGAGCTCACCGAGCTGGTGCAGGGGACCGACGAACTCCGCGAGGCCGTAAGGGACTTCACCCCGGAAGCCGCCGCCGAGGCCTGCGACGTCGACGCCGACACGATCCGCGCGCTCGCCCGTGAACTGGCCGCCGCGCCCACCGCCGCCGTATACGGCCGCATCGGCAGCTGCACCGTCCCGCACGGCACCCTGGCCAGCTGGCTGGTCGACATCCTGAACATCCTCACCGGCAACCTCGACCGGCCCGGCGGCGCCCTCTTCCCGCAGGCCGCCACCGACCGGACACCCCGCCCCGCCGGACCCGGCCACGGCTTCGCGCTCGGCCGCTGGCACAGCCGCGTGAGCCGCCACCCCGAGGCCAAGGGCGAACTGCCGATGGCCGCGCTCGCCGAGGAGATCGACACCGCGACCGCCGAGGGCGAGCCGATCCGCGCCCTCGTCGTCATCGCCGCCAACCCCGTCCTGTCCGCGCCCGACGGCGACCGTCTCGACAAGGCCCTCGGCTCGCTCGACTTCATGGTCAGCGTCGACCCGTACCTCAACGAGACCTCACGGCACGCCCACGTGGTGCTGCCGCCGCCCCCGCCCTCGCAGAGCCCGCACCACGACTTCGCCTTCAACACCCTCGCCGTACGCAACCAGGTCCGCTACACCCGCGCCGCCGTCCCCCTGGAGTCCGGCCGCATGGCCGAGACGGAGATCCTCGCCCGGCTCGTCCTCGCCGCCACCGGCATGCACGGCGCCGAGCCCTCCGCCGTCGACGACCTGGTCATCGGCCAGACCCTCGGCAAGGCCGTCAAGGAAGCCCATTCACCGGCGCACGGCCGCGACCCGCGCGAGCTCGCCGCACAGCTCACCGGCGAGACCGGCCCCGAGCGACGCCTCGACATGATGCTGCGCCTCGGCCCGTACGGCGACGGATTCGGCGTACGCCCCGAAGGACTGACCCTGGAGAAGCTGCTCGACCAGCCCCACGGCATCGACCTC contains:
- a CDS encoding TetR/AcrR family transcriptional regulator yields the protein MKPVPPATSLRRAPVQRRSAERLTRILDACADLLDEVGYDALSTRAVALRAGVPIGSVYRFFGNKRAMADALAQRNLDVFTERVTLRLQETAGTGGWRAAMDAVLDEYLAMKRTAPGFSLVDFGNQIPVGTRDAEPNTRVADRLTDLLSSVLNREPDEDLRRTFLIAVEAADTLVQLAFRLDPSGDERVIEETRELLRAYLARSLD
- a CDS encoding molybdopterin oxidoreductase family protein, whose protein sequence is MSTTADSRTALRICPLCEATCGLTLTIEGTRVTSARGDRDDVFSQGFICPKGASFGAADGDPDRLRTPLVRKDGELREATWAEAFDAVAAGLRPVVERYGPHAVGAVLGNPNVHTMAGALYPTVLLGGLGTHSLFTASTLDQMPKHVSSGLLYGDANAIPVPDLDRTDHLLLIGANPLESNGSLCTAPDFPGKLKALKARGGTLTVIDPRRTRTAKLADRHVAIRPGTDALLLAAMAYVLFEEELTDLGELTELVQGTDELREAVRDFTPEAAAEACDVDADTIRALARELAAAPTAAVYGRIGSCTVPHGTLASWLVDILNILTGNLDRPGGALFPQAATDRTPRPAGPGHGFALGRWHSRVSRHPEAKGELPMAALAEEIDTATAEGEPIRALVVIAANPVLSAPDGDRLDKALGSLDFMVSVDPYLNETSRHAHVVLPPPPPSQSPHHDFAFNTLAVRNQVRYTRAAVPLESGRMAETEILARLVLAATGMHGAEPSAVDDLVIGQTLGKAVKEAHSPAHGRDPRELAAQLTGETGPERRLDMMLRLGPYGDGFGVRPEGLTLEKLLDQPHGIDLGPLQSRLPQPLKTRSGLVELLPQPLADDLPRLRDALRRRPEGLVLVGRRHLRSNNSWMHNIPALTGGTNRCTLHIHPDDADRLGVTDGAPVRVKGAGGEVVAPAEVTDAVRRGVVSLPHGWGHDRPGTRTTHAAENPGVNVNQLLDGSLLDPLSGTAVLNGVPIDIAPTGTTP